GTCGTCCCTGTCATTTGCAGGGTCTATTTCCGACCTATTTGCAAGCTTTGTTGTCTCTGGCCTGAGTTCGCAGAGCATGAGCGAAAGCGTCTGCGATGGTGGTCGAACCGCACTGGAATCCCAATTCACGCGCGAGTCCAATACCGTTGTCTCTCTGATGGACATTGTGACGGGTCGGAAATAGCTCGTTCCCCGGGGGCGGTGCCGTCCGCTTTCTCTGGGGATTCCCTGGCAGGACTCGTCACTCCGGCTGCTGCTGCGTATCATTCTTGGACAAACAATCGCTCATTCCGTATCCTGACATCCGGACACGATGCCGTCGTATCGTCCGTAACTCGGGCCCTCCCTGCCTCCTGCCGTATTTCCAGATGCTGCATCGGTTCCACATTCTGATTTCATCTGCGGAAATTTCCGCAGATTTCGGGGAAGAGTCGACATGCTGATGCGTTCTTCTCACGGAGGCCCGTCAGGTCATCGATGGGAAACAGTAGCGAGAATGGCAGGGAACCGAGCACTGATCGACGCAATTCCGACTGCAGCCAGATCGGATTCTCCGGCTGCAAACTGAGTTTCAGGCGACAAACATGACCACGGAAGAATTTCGAGTCCCGGACTCCGACGCCCAGACAATGGATTTTCTGCTCGATGCGTGGGAAGAAGCCATGGAGCGGGGCGATGTGACTGCGCCTGAAATTATCTGCAAAGATCATCCGCATCTGCTCGAGGAGTTCGTCAATAAAACGGAGATGCTCGCGCGCGTGCACGGGAAACTTGATCCCAAACCTCAAAACGCGGCTCCCGGACATCTGGCTCCCGGCCAGCCGGAACCTGTCCCGAGTTCTCTGATCCACTGGAGCACCGACGTCAGCGGACTCGACTATCACGCTCACGGCGGACTCGGCATCGTCTTCCGGGGATTCGACCAGCAGTTGCATCGCGATGTCGCCGTGAAGTTCATTCGCGAACGTCGTCGCCGCAATCCGCTCGACCTGCAGCGGTTCCGAGTCGAAGCCGAGATCACCAGCCGCCTCGATCACCCCGGCGTTGCTCCCGTTCACGGCTACGGCATGACCGATGCCGGCGTGCCGTTCTACACCATGCGCATGGTCGAAGGGCAGACGCTGCAACAGCGAATCGATGGCTTTCACAATCGGATGCGTCGCGAAGAGCATCCGGGTGAACGCAGCCTGGAATTCCGGAAGCTGCTGTCATCGTTCATCAGTGTCTGTAATACAATCGAGTACGCCCACACACGCGGAGTCATCAACTGCGACATCAAGCCGGGCAATGTCATGCTGGGCAAGTACGGTGAAACGGTCGTTCTCGACTGGGGATGCGCCAAGTACGTCGGCAGTGCCGGACGAGCGAAGTCGGTCGGGGAAGAATCGCTCAAGCCGTTGTCAGATACTGGCGGAAGCACGATCTCCGGTTCGACCGGCGGCACGCCGATTTACATGAGTCCCGAGCAACACGCTCAGGCTGAAGACATTGGTCCTCCCTCCGACATTTACGGGCTGGGCGTGACGCTGTATCGGCTCATCACCGGACAGGCGGCATTCTCTCCCGATAACTCGCTTCCGCAGATCCGTGAGTCCGTCCTTCGTGGCAAGTTCCGTAAGCCGAAGGACATTTGCCCCTGGCTCTCCAAGGCGCTCGAAGCGATTTGTCTCAAAGCGATGGCTCTGGATCCGGAAGACCGGTATCAGTCGGCGGCTGCCCTGGCCCAGGACCTGGAACGGTATTTGGGTGATGAAGAAGTCGATGCCTATGTTGAACCGATCAATCGGCGCGTGGCTCGACTGATGCGACGACATCGCGGGATTTCCCAAGTGATTCTGCTCAGTGCACTCACGTTGATACTGTTCTCGTCGGTCTTTGCGGTGGTGATGGGACGCTCGGCGACCCGGGAAGCCGCCGCCCGCGAACAGGCCATGATGATGCGGAATCGTTCCCTGCAGCTCGCCGCCCGTTCCGCAGCCACTTCGATGGCGTTGAAAATTAACGATGCCTGGCGGATTCTGGAGATCGAATCGAACTCCCGGCGTCTGCAGGATGGCATGGCGGGACCAGGAAACGCACCGGATCCACAGCAGTGGAGCGAAGTCCAATCCGTCCTCAATCACATTGCAGCCACGCACGCTCAGGCCACTCAGGCCTCAAGCTGGTTCCTCTGCAATAAAGACGGCGTGCAGGTCGCCCGGTATCCTTTACTCGATGAGGAGGGGAATCCGTACGATAGTATTGGTCGCAACCTTTCCTACCGGGACTACTTCCACGGCAATGGAAATGATCTCGCAGCCGGTGAAACCGGGACGCCCCCGCACATCAGCGATATCCATCTCTCGGCTGTCTATCAGAGCAGCAACACCGCCGATCTCAAGGTCGCCTTTTCCATTCCGGTCTGGTCCAAATCCAATGGAGATGGAGATCGCGAATTCCTTGGCGTGCTCGGCTATTCCGTGGAACTCGGCCGGTTTGCGGTCCTGCGCGACGAAGCCGAGAGTCGACGCCTGCGGGAGAGTTCCGTGCTCGTTGATTTGCGAAATCCCCAGGGATCAGCCGCCAGTCATTACGGCATGATCCTTCAGCATCCGGAACTCAGCACCTTGCTGCAGAAGAAGAATCCGTCACTTTCAGCGATTCCACGACTCAACGGCGAAGAGCTGGAAACGATTGAGCAACATCGGACGGAGCGAATTAACCAAATCCACGAAGCCGGCTTTGCCGCCTCCACCTCCGACGTGCTGCTCGTCCAGAACTATACCGATCCCTTCGACGAAACAGGTTCGTCGTCGTACATCGCGGCGTGCGAGCCAGTCTGTGTGGTCGGACGTCCGTCGGGATCGTTCAATACGGGCTGGCTGGTCATCGTGCAGGAATCGACAGGCGACTGACGCCGGCGATCCATCATCAGCGCGACTTCATCGACCAGCCCGGCGACGATGTGCTGCACGAGCGTGTAGAAGATGATGACCAGATGCAGCGTGGCGGCGGCTGGCAACACTGCGGTCACGAGCACCAGGGCCACACCGGTATTGCTCATCGCTGTGGAATACATCACTGCCAGGCGATCGCGACGCGGGAGCCGGCAGAGTCGCGAAACAAGCCAGGCGGCTACGAACAGCAGTCCGCAGAGAATACTGGCCGAGACCGCGACCAGCAGGATGAGCAAGGTATTTCCGCCGGCCAGGATTTCCGGCAGCGAAACCGCTCCATTGGCATAGTTCAGGACAAGCAGGAACAGGCTTGTCATGATTTTGATCGTCAGCTTCATTCGCGGAAACGCATCGCGAATAAACACGCTCCGAACCAAAACGCCGAGCGCGGCTGGAATAATCACCCAGGTCATGACGAATGACCCGGCGTAGCCACGACCGATCTCTGCGTACTCACTGATGAATTCCGGGTTCACAAACCGGCTGGCGAATCCAACGAGTCCGGGGACGAGAATAGGACTCAGCAGCACGCTAATGACGATCAGCCACATGCTGAGCCCGACATTCGCTTCGGAGTGATGGGTCCAGGCCGCCGACGAATTCGCCACCGGCATCACGGCGACCAGAATCACGCCGAGGAGAATCAGATCCCAGGTATTTCCGGCAAAAAGCACACCGCCGGCGATCGCCAGGGCAATGATCAGACAGCAGGACACGACGCGAATCGAGAGACCGAGCACGATCAACTTCGGGTGCCGCGTCAGGCAGAGCAGTTCCCGGGCTGGCACCGCCAGGCCGGTGTTGAACAACAGTCCCGCCAGCAGCAGGTTGACTGCGGTCACCGGCCCCAAACCCAGCGACTCGCTGCCGGGAACCTCGAAGGTGCGTAACCAGACGCCGGGAGCCGGGAAGATCGCCGCCAATCCGTACACCAACGCGATCCCTGGCAGCAGGTATCGCTGCAGCATCTGTTCCAGGCGTTTTGGAATTGGAGGTTGATTCGTCATGAGATCACAAGAGACTGGCGGCACAATTCGAGCGAGCTGTCCGCAGTGGGGAGGCGTCCGGTCAGGACATAGTCTCGCGACGATCCAAGCGGAAATCGACGCGGGGAAGGGACATGAAAAATTCCGGAAAACTCGATTTTCTCCGAATCCTCTTTCCGCATCATAAAGGCAAGTCGACCGGCTTTCCTAGAGCGAGTTGGACTTAACTCCGAAAGCCCACTCAGCTCCGGTCCGAGGGGGTTTCGATCACGCTCATCTGTTTCCATTTCCCCTGGCGATACCGGGCATACATCACCACGCCGACCAGCACGATGTAGCTCGTGACAATCACCCAGCTGGCGTACAAATTTCCTCCCCAGTAGATCCAGACGAGAGCGGACGGAATCACGAGAACGAAAATGCTGGCCAGCAGGAAGAACACAAACGGAAACAGCGAGTCTCCCGCCCCCCGGATGGCG
The sequence above is drawn from the Rubinisphaera margarita genome and encodes:
- a CDS encoding protein kinase domain-containing protein, translated to MTTEEFRVPDSDAQTMDFLLDAWEEAMERGDVTAPEIICKDHPHLLEEFVNKTEMLARVHGKLDPKPQNAAPGHLAPGQPEPVPSSLIHWSTDVSGLDYHAHGGLGIVFRGFDQQLHRDVAVKFIRERRRRNPLDLQRFRVEAEITSRLDHPGVAPVHGYGMTDAGVPFYTMRMVEGQTLQQRIDGFHNRMRREEHPGERSLEFRKLLSSFISVCNTIEYAHTRGVINCDIKPGNVMLGKYGETVVLDWGCAKYVGSAGRAKSVGEESLKPLSDTGGSTISGSTGGTPIYMSPEQHAQAEDIGPPSDIYGLGVTLYRLITGQAAFSPDNSLPQIRESVLRGKFRKPKDICPWLSKALEAICLKAMALDPEDRYQSAAALAQDLERYLGDEEVDAYVEPINRRVARLMRRHRGISQVILLSALTLILFSSVFAVVMGRSATREAAAREQAMMMRNRSLQLAARSAATSMALKINDAWRILEIESNSRRLQDGMAGPGNAPDPQQWSEVQSVLNHIAATHAQATQASSWFLCNKDGVQVARYPLLDEEGNPYDSIGRNLSYRDYFHGNGNDLAAGETGTPPHISDIHLSAVYQSSNTADLKVAFSIPVWSKSNGDGDREFLGVLGYSVELGRFAVLRDEAESRRLRESSVLVDLRNPQGSAASHYGMILQHPELSTLLQKKNPSLSAIPRLNGEELETIEQHRTERINQIHEAGFAASTSDVLLVQNYTDPFDETGSSSYIAACEPVCVVGRPSGSFNTGWLVIVQESTGD